From the genome of Tachysurus vachellii isolate PV-2020 chromosome 2, HZAU_Pvac_v1, whole genome shotgun sequence, one region includes:
- the tectb gene encoding beta-tectorin translates to MALVAAFLFLLPASWACAPQKADYIMISCFPNAIIANVPECPYGWEIGQLSLGGVCYTGVNTPGFYRFTIPDLTPKNLSYCATLSEYVGGKDPKYIFYNSIVSNDSSLTVRNQPVNYTFSCTYRAAYLVNNAVFSQRVATVYVNNGSLGSFKSQLSMNVFTNSKFLYAKDAPYVIDTSEIGSEVFIGIEAKGLSNRFKVVITNCWATPTPYSTDKKRWSLILNSCSSDNTVTIFENAKDSRSMFKFNSFRFQRLEKVSTVWLHCEVQVCDGEKLYCQPTPCTSRSVKSEPDPHGGVLTMEFQIKAQHSSSYTHLAGTFLSMLCVFLLNAVLSYTSL, encoded by the exons ATGGCTTTAGTcgctgcatttctttttcttctccctgCCTCATGGGCTTGTGCCCCACAAAAAGCTG atTATATCATGATTTCCTGTTTCCCAAATGCCATCATCGCAAATGTTCCTGAGTGCCCATACGGGTGGGAAATAGGACAGCTGTCTTTGGGTGGTGTATGCTACACGGGTGTCAATACTCCTGGCTTCTACCGCTTTACCATACCTGATCTCACACCCAAGAATCTCTCGTACTGTGCCACCTTGTCTGAG TATGTTGGAGGCAAAGATCCGAAATACATTTTCTACAACTCTATAGTCTCCAATGACTCGTCACTGACAGTGCGGAACCAGCCTGTTAACTACACCTTTAGCTGCACATACAGGGCGGCTTACTTGGTCAATAATGCAGTCTTCAGTCAGAG AGTGGCAACGGTATATGTCAACAATGGGAGTTTAGGTTCTTTTAAGTCTCAATTGTCTATGAACGTGTTCACA AACTCTAAGTTCCTGTATGCTAAAGATGCTCCATATGTGATTGACACATCGGAAATTGGCTCGGAGGTCTTTATCGGCATCGAAGCAAAAGGACTGAGTAATAG ATTCAAGGTAGTTATAACAAATTGCTGGGCAACACCAACTCCTTATTCAACAGACAAGAAGAGATGGAGCTTAATTCTCAATAG CTGTTCATCAGATAATACGGTGACCATATTTGAGAACGCCAAAGACAGCCGTTCAATGTTCAAGTTCAATTCGTTCCGGTTTCAGCGACTAGAGAAAGTGTCCACTGTTTGGCTTCACTGTGAGGTTCaagtgtgtgatggtgaaaaGCTCTACTGTCAGCCG ACTCCATGTACATCTCGGAGTGTCAAATCTGAACCAGATCCACATGGAGGTGTCTTAACAATGGAGTTTCAAATCAAAG CACAACATTCTTCCAGTTACACACATCTCGCAG GAACATTTCTgagcatgttgtgtgtgtttcttcttaATGCAGTTTTAAGTTATACCAGTTTGTAA
- the gpam gene encoding glycerol-3-phosphate acyltransferase 1, mitochondrial produces the protein MEINMVLGGQDSVLLASSPDHTVSRLKHPCEEQDRSCSPSVLHSLSSTWKDGLLNRKRPFVGRCCHSCTPQSQGRLFNSSIPSLGLRNVIYINETHTRHRGWLARRLSYVLFVLERDVNKDMFARNVVDNVLNNTRVQSAIEEVASETRTDQKAVNKVRRKARGFLQEMVANISPSLIRLTGWTLLKLFNGFFWSIQIHKGQLEMVKKAATEYNAPLVFLPVHKSHIDYLLITFILFCHNIKAPHIAAGNNLNIPIFSTLIRKLGGFFIRRKMDETADGKKDVLYRALLHAYIEEFLQQKQFLEVYLEGTRSRSGKPSPAHAGILSFVVETLCSGVIPDVLIVPIGISYDRIIEGNYNSEQLGKPKKNESLWGVACGVWRMLRKNYGCVRVDFTQPFSLKEYLDTQRSRNLPAPLTLEQILIPTIIAARPDEAVFNREEEEHPDSRELSDEPWRRQVISNLAKHILFTANKSSAIMSTNIVACLLLYRHRQGVLLSKLVEDFFNMKEEILSRDFDLGFSGNSEDVVMHAINLLGNCVNVTSTNRNTEFIIAPSNTVPALFELNFYSNGLFHVFIADAIIACSALAMLREQVTEGELGTSSTLLSQERLICRAAGLSHFLSNEVMVTMPCQTVYQVFHDAVTRLIQYGVLIVAEVDQEELSPSEEPWPKKFPEPLSWRSDEEDEDSDFGEEQRDRYLKVSPSSEHQEFFTFMQRVLSPVLEAYSGAAIFVHSLLSPMAEREYTQKLFKYLLTRTEKGVAAYGESATHYLVKNTVRTFKELAVLKERCENGVCQLELSPTFQTQANRNKLIQYILGFCLL, from the exons ATGGAAATCAACATGGTACTGGGAGGTCAGGACAGCGTGCTGTTGGCTAGCAGTCCTGACCACACAGTCAGCCGTCTTAAACATCCCTGTGAGGAGCAG GATCGGAGCTGCAGCCCATCTGTCCTGCACTCTCTGAGCAGCACATGGAAGGACGGCCTTCTGAACCGGAAACGGCCATTCGTAGGAAGATGCTGTCACTCCTGCACACCCCAGAGTCAG gGGAGACTTTTTAACTCCAGCATTCCTTCATTAGGACTTCGCAATGTAATTTACAtcaatgagacacacacaag ACACCGAGGCTGGCTGGCCCGGAGACTCAGCTATGTGCTGTTTGTCCTGGAGAGGGATGTAAATAAAGACATGTTCGCCCGCAACGTGGTAGACAACGTCCTCAACAACACCAG GGTGCAGAGCGCTATAGAGGAGGTGGCATCAGAGACTAGAACAGACCAGAAGGCTGTTAACAAAGTGAGGCGTAAGGCCAGAGGCTTCCTGCAAGAAATGGTAGCCAACATCTCGCCTAGCCTCATCAG GTTGACAGGATGGACATTGTTGAAGCTGTTTAATGGCTTCTTCTGGAGCATCCAGATCCACAAAGGACAGCTGGAGATGGTGAAGAAAGCTGCAACTGAG tacaaTGCTCCACTAGTCTTCCTGCCTGTGCACAAGTCTCACATTGACTATCTTCTCATTACCTTCATCCTTTTCTGTCACAACATCAAAGCCCCGCACATTGCAGCTGGCAACAATCTCAACATCCCTATCTTCAG CACATTGATTCGCAAACTGGGAGGATTCTTTATTCGCCGTAAAATGGATGAGACCGCAGACGGAAAGAAAGATGTTCTTTATAGAGCTCTGTTACATGCG TACATAGAGGAGTTTTTGCAGCAGAAGCAGTTTTTGGAGGTTTATTTAGAGGGCACACGTTCACGCAGCGGAAAGCCGTCTCCAGCTCATGCTGGCATACTGTCCTTCGTGGTGGAGACCCTGTGTTCCGGTGTCATTCCAGACGTGCTCATCGTGCCCATTGGCATCTCCTACGATCGCATTATTGAGGGCAACTACAACAGCGAGCAGCTG ggaaagCCCAAGAAGAATGAGAGCCTATGGGGAGTGGCCTGTGGCGTGTGGAGAATGCTCCGGAAGAACTATGGCTGTGTGCGTGTGGACTTCACTCAGCCTTTCTCTCTCAAG GAGTATCTTGACACGCAGCGAAGTCGAAATCTACCTGCTCCGCTGACTCTAGAGCAGATCCTCATCCCTACCATCATTGCAGCTCG ACCCGATGAGGCCGTGTTTaatagagaagaagaagaacaccCGGATTCCCGAGAGCTGTCTGACGAGCCCTGGAGAAGGCAGGTCATCTCTAACCTGGCCAAGCACATTCTCTTCA CCGCCAACAAGTCGTCAGCAATTATGTCTACTAACATCGTGGCCTGTCTCCTGctgtacagacacagacag GGTGTGCTGTTGTCCAAGCTGGTGGAGGACTTCTTCAACATGAAGGAAGAGATCCTTTCGCGGGACTTTGACCTTGGTTTCTCGGGGAACTCTGAGGATGTGGTGATGCATGCGATCAACCTGCTGGGAAACTGTGTGAATGTGACCAGCACTAACAGGAACACAGAGTTTATCATTGCACCAAGCAACACTGTGCCAGCACTCTTTGAGCTCAACTTCTACAGCAACGGCCTCTTCCACGTCTTCATTGCTGATGCCATCATAG CTTGCAGTGCTCTGGCCATGCTGAGGGAGCAGGTCACAGAAGGTGAACTCGGCACATCGTCCACTCTGCTGAGTCAAGAGAGACTCATTTGCCGTGCAGCAGGACTCTCCCACTTCCTCTCCAATGAGGTGATGGTTACCATG CCGTGTCAGACTGTCTACCAGGTGTTCCATGATGCTGTGACCAGACTGATCCAGTATGGAGTGCTTATTGTTGCCGAG GTTGATCAGGAGGAACTGAGCCCCTCGGAGGAACCCTGGCCTAAGAAGTTCCCAGAGCCTCTGTCCTGGAGgagtgatgaagaagatgaggaCAGTGACTTTGGAGAGGAGCAAAGGGACCGATATCTGAAG GTGAGCCCATCGTCTGAACACCAGGAGTTTTTCACATTTATGCAGCGAGTTCTCAGCCCTGTGCTGGAAGCTTACAGCGGGGCAGCCATATTTGTACACAGCCTGCTCTCGCCCATGGCAGAGAGGGAGTACACGCAGAAGCTCTTCAAATACCTGCTCACACGCACAGAGAAAGGGGTGGCAGCTTATG GAGAAAGTGCTACACACTACCTCGTGAAAAATACAGTCAGAACGTTTAAGGAACTGGCG gTGCTGAAGGAGCGCTGTGAGAACGGTGTGTGTCAACTGGAGCTGAGCCCTACGTTCCAAACTCAGGCCAATAGGAACAAGCTCATACAATACATCCTGGGCTTTTGCCTGCTGTGA
- the LOC132859474 gene encoding FERM domain-containing protein 6: MCTMQKKVKNMSDSAHLPRSLCVVVLPNKTQLNINVGLKCKGQEIISQLSQLLGITDLHLFGLSLQKENNHLFLDLEKKLITYFPQSKKQTILPDRVLHLRVQYYMRNGRHIVDEKVRSLYCADLKNRVLSSLCYEQEGLYFQLAAYALQADLGDWKEGVEPYFTPQDYFPSWILLRRGCDYVVQHTPELHRELRGMSAHDASLRYIEEACSLCDVPFTFYSMSKGKKEKRANMLLGLALTGLNIYELEIDSGEYHLLYEFPWSSIDCLKFQGRRFEIRTCVVPGKVLAMYTQSVMHSHHLLKHMSNNHRLHMKHSSEQLQREERRQQKEVYVRDNSDPDSEDSEDELPSLKTYLDKARQHHADSLANISVGNTAWEISQKIQTADLDEIELCVDEPEEMSVDDAEEITWLTELRDGVSVDGPPLVTVSQLIDCTKEMKQVLRLRACSLSLDQCKGSVDNVYVSHSLNSHEEVVCTLLTYKHKEEDIIF, from the exons ATGTGCACAAtgcagaaaaaagtaaaaaacatgtCGGACTCGGCTCATCTTCCCAGATCTTTGTGTGTGGTGGTTTTACCCAACAAGACGCAACTCAACATTAATGTTGGG CTAAAATGCAAAGGACAAGAGATAATAAGTCAACTATCTCAATTACTTGGTATTACAGACCTTCATCTTTTTGGGCTGAGTTTACAAAAGG AAAACAACCACCTATTTCTGGACCTGGAGAAGAAACTAATCACCTACTTCCCTCAATCAAAGAAGCAGACGATACTGCCG gacCGGGTTCTTCATCTAAGAGTTCAGTACTATATGAGAAATGGTCGGCATATTGT AGATGAGAAGGTCCGCAGTCTGTACTGTGCTGATCTGAAAAACAGAGTTTTGAGCTCTCTGTGTTACGAGCAGGAAGGTTTATACTTCCAACTGGCTGCATACGCCTTACAGGCAGACCTGGGTGACTGGAAAGAAGGAGTGGAACCTTACTTCACTCCACAGGACTATTTTCCTTCTTGG attttgttAAGGCGTGGATGTGACTATGTGGTGCAGCATACTCCAGAGCTGCACAGAGAACTGAGAGGAATGTCTGCACATGATGCTTCTCTGCGCTACATCGAGGAAGCCTGTAGCTTGTGTGATGTGCCTTTCACATTCTACAGCATGAGCAAG ggaaaaaaggaaaagagagccAACATGCTGCTGGGCTTGGCTTTGACAGGACTGAACATATATGAACTAGAG ATAGACAGTGGAGAATATCATCTTTTGTATGAATTTCCCTGGTCAAGTATAGATTGTCTTAAATttcag GGTCGGCGTTTTGAGATAAGGACATGTGTTGTGCCTGGGAAAGTCCTGGCGATGTATACGCAGTCAGTAATGCACTCACATCACCTCCTGAAGCACATGAGCAACAACCATCGCCTGCACATGAAACACTCATCAGAACAGCTGCAGAGAGAAG AGAGAAGGCAGCAAAAGGAGGTGTATGTCAGGGACAATAGTGATCCAGACTCAGAGGATAGTGAAGATGAGCTTCCATCCTTGAAGACATACCTGGACAAGGCCCGGCAACACCATGCTGACTCCTTGGCAAATATCTCAGTAGGAAATACAGCTTGGGAAATTTctcaaaaaatacaaacag CTGACTTAGATGAGATTGAGCTATGTGTTGATGAGCCAGAGGAGATGTCTGTTGATGATGCTGAAGAGATCACATGGTTGACTGAACTTCGGGACGGTGTGTCTGTAGATGGGCCTCCATTAGTCACTGTGTCTCAATTGATAG aTTGTACAAAGGAAATGAAACAG GTTTTAAGGTTGAGAGCTTGCAGTCTTTCTCTGGACCAGTGCAAGGGGAGTGTAGACAACGTTTacgtctcacactcactcaactCTCACGAAGAGGTTGTCTGCACCCTACTGACATACAAGCATAAAGAAGAAGACATTATATTTTAG